The DNA sequence GATTTATATAACGctgtttaaaaatccaaaaatagtaaaaaaaaaaacacaacaaaacaaaaccccaaaacaacaacaaccccgtATCAGGTATTCAGTGTCTCTTTTGAGTGATGGTGGGGTAGTggtataaaaagaaaaagactttATCCAACAAATCCTGTTGTAGACATTTTCTTTTGATTATTTATAAATTCCATTAAAAGTTTCCATTCTTCCTAAAAATTTTGAGTGTTTATTTGTTGTAGAGCCAAAGTTGAGAAAGTTCTAGTCTTTTGGTTTTACTTCTAGACTGAGACTTAAACTGGTGAAAAATGGCTTAGCTTTTTGGTTGCAATTTCCTCATTGATATAATTTCCTATTAGGTAGAAAAGTTGATCAGTGTCAAGTCTGTTTTACATTGCTGTTTCCATCTCATTCTACGTTGTGTTTGAATTTTCAGAATTAAAGGCCTTGTTTTAAAATCTTTCTCATTCTGGCCGCAAAGAAAATTCTCCTAAAGCAACTGGCTCATTTCATATTTGCTCCAGTTTTTGTGGGAAACTATTTTTGGTTACAGTTTAATGTGGTCAGCCCTTTggtggtttttctctctctcttttttccccagGAGCAAATTTCTAGTTTGTGTTGTTATAAAAAACTGTTGAGAATCATAACTTTTTACTGCTGTTTTCTATGACTTTGCTCTTGCATTGCCCTTGTACAAACAGTACACACTCTCAGTGCCCTAATCCTGTAATCTAATTTCTCTTCACATTGACTGTAAACATGTAATCTGGAATTGGGGGTTTGGCAGCAAAAGAGCATTAAATGAGACAATGTTTTACCATCAAGGGAAGAAAAAACTGTCAAAAGATTGTCTTGAATcatgtatacagtagactctcgcttatccaacctctgcttatccaacattctgtattatccaacgcaatctgccttttagtagtcaatgtttttgtagccaatgttttcaatacactgcaatgttttggtgctaaatttgtaaatagagtaattactacataacgttactatgtattgaactgctttttctgtcgatttgttgtaaaacatggtgttttggtgcttaatttgtaaaatcataacccaatttgacatttaataggcttttccttaatccaacattatccaacattttcgcttatccaacattctgccgacctgtttatgttggataagcgagactctactgtattttgcttcCTGGGAAAATCTGACCATGATAACCAGTAGAGATGGGCTTTCGGGACttaccttgttttgttttgtgtcccggctttcgTCGAGACCCACATCTGCTTTCGTCCgaactcccaaaattgggaggtcatccattagtttttgtttttgttttgttttgtgggttttttgttttgttttgttttttggaggaGGGGAAAGTGCCGGCCAAGgcccatagcagcagccagtacTGTTCAAATGCCTGGTAAGGAGCCGAGCAAAGGGGGGGGAGGCGCAGGATGACTCAGCCACCCCcaacctcctcccccccccccggccaggcCTATGCGCATAGGCCCAAAGCGCATAGGCCCAAagcgcataggcccaaagcctggtTTTGGGCCGGGCCTCGCAGGACTTACAGTCAAGTGCCAGGATTTGGGCCGGGCCTAGCTGGGCCTCGCAGGAATTACAGTCAAGTGCGGAGTAAGGATTGCTCCTTATTCGGCACTCGATGGTAAGCCTGCGAGGCCCAGGCacctaggcccaaagcctgcacccggaCGCCCAAAGCTCCTGGGCCTACGGGTGCAGGTTTTGGGCCTAGGCAGCTGTGCCTTGCAGGACTAACAGTCAAGCCGAATAAAGAGCAATCCTTACTCAGCACTTGACTGTAAGTCTTGCGAGGCTCGGCTAGGCCTGGCATGCACCCATAGACTCGGGAGCTTttggcctatgggtgcaggctttgggcctacacacccgggccccacagggcctacagctgatcgatctgaaaggcaggcttggagACAATATTCGTCCCATCTGCCTTTCGTTTTGAGgcagtttttgtttcattgggggtctttctgttttgtgccacaCAAATGCACGATACGAAACAGAAGCACGAATGAAACAGACCAATTTCTTGCATACCTCTAATAACCAGTCATCTGTTATGGTTCATCAGCATGTCCTGTCCCCATCCAAAGGATAACATCACTTGAAATGCAAATAAACTGAATTAGTTTGCAAGTAGGCTAAACTACTATGGTATGGAGATTCTGCCAAACAAGAGAGCCAGCATATAAAACTGGTGTGGGCACTCACTAAAATATTGTGCCAGAATCTGACTAGTTAATCCTAACTAGAGTAGAGTAGTTGAACCCACTGTTGAAATAACAAATTAATACTTTTCTAAATCCAGTTAATTCAGTGGATTTGTTGTAGGAAAATTTTACAGTGAGAGCCAGCTTGgaatagtggtttgaacatttgatgatgactctggagaccagggtttgaatcctctcttgaccatggaaacctattgggtgaacTTGAACAAGACATATTTTTTCTGTGTCAAAGGAAAGTAATGTCAAacacactctgaacaaatcttgaaaaCACTGATAAGCTTGTTTTTGtgttgccatatgtcagaaatgatttgaaggcacacagcaacaactagCAATAGATTCAGTCTACTTGTTTATTCCTCATGTTGTGTAAACATTTGACTAAACAGAATAAACTGGAAGTGACAttacatttctgatttttttgttttgtttgcggGGTGGTGTCTGTTTACCTTCCCATCCACTTCCCTCGCCATTCTTAGATATTTTACTATATCGCGAGTGCTTTGGGTACATGTGCCATCACCCTGCCGCCCTCTGCTTTCAGCAATCATTTTCAGTCTATGTATCTCTGATTAATGTGTCTGGATTTGCAGATTCTTTCCTTGGGAGTCCTAGCCTGGAGATTCTTCCCTGCAGATCCCTCTAAATTAATGAGAGAGGGAAGAGTCTCTCTCATTTATGAACTCAGAAATGGCACGATAGAGTGTAAATCACCTTTACCCTAAACAGCATTAGAGAAGCCTGACTTCAATTAGAGTGTTTACTAGTGATGGTAGTGGATGCTAATGGCTCTGACCAAGGTattctttctgatggtttaaaTATAATCTGTGGTTAGCCCTCAACCTGATGTTAGATCAGTTCTTATCTGAATTTCCTCCTCCTTTGTGTTTTTGCCACATCGAGTAGGGGCTGGTCTAAGTGCCTAGAGTTGGAATAAATGCATGTTAGTTCCACTTGGTGATCCTGAACTGCTGGCAGGAGCGGGAAACACAGGCGCTTTCTATTTAAAGCACAGCACagagggcaggttataaaaaGGAAATCTGCTCTGTGGACAACAGCGAAGGGAGAGGGAAGCAGACTTGGCAGGAGGCAGGGAGGTGCTGCAGCTTTGGCCTCCCTCCCCCATGGCTCCTCTCCTGTTGGTGGCACGGCAGAGGAATAGCTTCCTGGAAACTCTGCTCCCAAGCCCAGTTCTGGGAGGTTCTCTCAACAGGACACAATTAACAGCATGATGCTCTTGCAATGTGCAAACTGGACATGGGGAGGGGCAGATTAGAAAAAAACACCGTACAAAACAGGCAGCCACACAATTTCCTTTCTCATAGCATAATCAGGTTGTTGGCTTTGGGTTCTGGAGTTCAGCTGCAGGAAAAAAAGgtgcttgcaaaaaaaaatccactttgcAATGggtattctttattttttatggAAACATGCAAACTGTTGTTCCAGCTGATTCTCCTGGGTGTTTAAAactaggagagagagagaggggggggggagagggagagagagagagagagggagagagggagagggagggagggagggagggagggagggagggagagagagagagagagagagagagaggagagagagagagagagagagagagagagagagagagagaggccaggATTCTATTCTGGAGGGAGCAGAAAATATTCCAGCTGCCCTTCTGGCAGAGTCTCTTTCCAGCTGTGAGAGACATCATGTCCTGGGCAATTACTGCTTGCCTTAGGCAAGAATTGATGCACCCTGCAGTTCCTTTCCAGCCTTATAGATCTTTTGGTTTTTGGGACTCTGGATGACATCCAAGATGCCCTTTGGAGtacttctgtgagccaccccgagtcccttaggggagatggtggcagggtacaaataaagattatcattattattattgacacaatgacatagtctgacacagcaaacaagatagatatgctggacttcgtatcacaaaatcacaagttgaacacttcccaagtgtttaggactgtgtgatgtattttcggatgatgcgcgcacatcccagtagggtggccagattattattattattattattattattattattattattattatttaatatggaAAGACCACCTAAACCAGAGATGTTTCCAAGAATCTTTGTGGAAGTTATTGTTTGGGACAACACAACTCAGAATCTTCCAGCTGGCATGGCTGTGCTGTTGTTCCTGGATTTCAATCCTCTCTTTCACTAATTGCTTAATCTTCTGGAGATGTCTGTTTTTTATAAGGAGGGACATTCTGTGGGTGGATTTCTGCTTCTCAGTATGCAATCTGACTGTTCCTCCtttataaatgtactatatagGATTGTTGGGGTACTTTAGATGAGCAAGGAAGAAGTAGATGAAGAGATGGTCAATGCAAATCAGGATGAGACATGCCCAATTACAAAATGTGAAAATCTGGCACACTCCCATTAgaacatgcatgtgtgtgtatatatatatagatatatatgtgtgcatatatgtgtgtgtgtgtgtgtgtgcgggcgccttcaagttacctgttaacttatggtgacctcataaaTTTCACGGGCAAGGAATACTTTGCAGTGGTTTGGCCAGATCCTATCTCTGAAATTTATCCTAcaccacctggtattcattggcagtctcccatccaagtactaactagggttTATCCCCCTTATGTTGCGAGACTCAGACTGGATCTGATTTCTTTAAGGCagggttctcaaacattttcagtcACTGAGCACCTTTGAAATGTGAAATTCAAGGCAGAGCACCAAATTTCATCTTGCAGAtacatattgtatttaataaaatgacaataatattGACAAAGTAAGGTAGTTTCTATAACGTCTATAGTTTGTGTTTCATATGGTAGGTGATAAATTCATTCTCTACTCAGTATTTTCTACATGCTGCTCCAATACTTTTCTACATACAACTCACGGGTGCAGAAAATCACAATATTGAAATTTCCTCCCCATttatttctaaataataataataataataataataataataataataataataataataataataattttaaaaaatcttacctTTTCACAGAGCACTTGAAATTGTTTCATGAACTAccaagtttgagaaactctgctttagggtatttaaaaTAAATGCACCAATAAAACTAGGTAAAACACTGCGTGCAAACACATGAGAAACATGTGGGCACTTCAAAGCACCAACCTTCCTCTTTTGTTTTTGGAAAGCTATCTTTAAACTTAACTCTCATTGCTTTGCTCTGTTAATTGGGGGCTCTTGCTGCTGTTATACTGGAATTCACTGAATGCCAGTCCTTCCTTAGTGAAAAGGGAGTCTTGCTTAgtttttgtagagagaaaaaaagaagtaaATATGAACTTTCTGGTCTGTTTTCTAGTCTTCTTAATCCTCCTTGCTCTGTTAAGCTGCCATTATTCATTTCTCTGATGTTGATAGGCCAGTTTCTTCTGACCTTTGGCGTGGCAGGGCAGGACTTAGAGTTCTTAGATGATGTTCGTGTGTGTGTAGCAGGGAGGTGTCAGTGGACAGCATTGCTAGGTTCACACCTTGCTTCTCCCGTCTCAAAGAGAGGCCAGTAGGGGCTGCTTGTGATGCCTTTTGTGTATCctggctctttttttttttttttttgagttctAGGAAGGCCACATACAGGTAGATCTCTGTAAACaggatttttctctctccttactGTCATCTGcaagtatttatgtatttatcatgtcagaagcaaattgagagtacagttataatgaatttttaaaaacacaaagttaaaaacttgacattatattagatttcctttgaccagaagctggccatttggagtgcctctggtgttgctgtgcatgtggcagggctcaggctgcgatGTAGttagtggtctatggtttgctcttctccacactcgcatgttgtagagtccactttgtagccccatttcttaagattagctctgcatcttgtggtgccagagctcagtctgttcagccCCTTTCAAGTCACCcattctgtgtgcccaggagggagcttctcatctggtatcagctatgggttgaggttctgggttttaacctgcaaCTTTTAGActttcgcttgctgaggtgttcctgcaagtatctatgTAATTCTTAGAacgctgtttcttgatttaaggcgttggcatgctggctgatatctgaacagaggatgagtcggagatgtcaatgctttggtcctttcattattgattGCTACTTGATTGCaacggatatcaggtggtgcaataccggctaaacagtataatttctccaatggtgtagggcatagacatcctgtgataatgcggcatgtctggttgtgatcgccaggttgtgccagtcagctttcatatgatattatttatagcacccactttttgcttgatattcaagcagtacttcttataagtcagagcacggtccagagtaacttccaggtattttggtgtgctgcaatgctccagtaggatttcttcccaggtaatccttagAGCTCGAGATACTTGCCTGTTCTTATGCTGAAAAGCACACATTTGCCTtttggatggattaggaatcagctagtTTTCCCTGTATCatacagtaagagcacctaaagcttcatagagcttctgttcaaccatctcAAAGCTCCctacttgagcggtgatggcaggatcatcagcatagatgaaacactctgtcccaccagaagtgacttgcagtctgCAAGTACTATGTTCCTTTTAACAAACTGTattcatatggcagtgtgtattTTGTAAGCTAATTTCtactgagagagagaaagggagaatgaTAAAGTTGTAGGACATACCCTATATTCTTATGTATAAGACTAGAAGTTTTAGTAAGAAAAATCAACTCTCAAAGCCTGGGTTGgcttatccataggtcaatataagtactataccttaacttttatcaagAAAAAACCTTTTCTCTACTCTGGGTATAGTGGCAAAAGATGACAACTGAATCTGTCCTGGTAGGATCTAAAAGAAacacccctcttcctttttcagtGTGACTATACATCtagtctttttgaatgcctggattgAGAAATAGCAGTGACTGGTGTGGCTGGTCCTCTGGGGTGACATTAATGTTTTTCCTCTCCGAGTAATGAACTGGACTTGTCCAAAATGTTGGGCTCCAACCTGTCCTCGATTTACATATGAAGTCaactacatgaatatatacagagTGTTGTACAGTAGAATTTTGCAAAAGAGCTCTGCTTTCAATTTAGGTTAGCATTTTGTGCTTCACTGCAATCTGAGCGCTCTtgagttaattaattaattgtcctTGGACCCACTTCTCAAAGTGTACCTTTATGCAAAATAAACAGCAGCCACAGATAAACTATCTTAAAATTCTTCAACAGCCGTCTCCTAGATCACAGTATAGTTTCTTAAGCTTGCTGAAAGCCAGACTAGCATCTATTTCATAACTGTAGTCCCCATGGAAGCTGAGTGGCTTGCCTTTAGATTTCCAGTTCCTTGTTTTGAGTGACCACTTCTTTTCTGTTTTAGATCACCTGCATCACCTTTACTGTGAGCATCATGGCCATAGTGCAAACCCTACCTGTCTCTATTGAGTCTGCCTCGGAAGGGGCTGCCCAGCTCCACAACAGTGCCTGCCCCTCTCCTATAGCCATGGGCAGCGTGAGCAGCCTCATCTCAGGCCGGCCTTGCCACAAGGCCACACCGGAGTTTGGCCCTTTCCGTCTGCCTGGTGGTGCTGGTTCTCAAGAGCCGTTGTGCCATGGACTTCCCACCAAGAAGAACAGCTTCGCTTATGCTAGTGAAGAGGATTGGGCTGAAGTCGTGTCTCCAATCAGCCCCTGCAGTGATGCAGATGAGCTGCAGGATGAGAAGCCCCGGGTTGGCACTATTCGTGGACCACCGCCCAAGTTGGTGCCTGTCTCAGGGAAGCTTGAGAAGGTAAGAGAAGACATCAACCTGCCCTGCTTATTTGTCATAGTATCAGTACGCAAATATACCCCTTCTTCATATGTTAAGATAAAACTGGGGAAGTCATCCTCTGGTTAAATGTGATTCCTGATGACATTGATCTTTATTAGGTCTAAAGGTGCAGTTGCAATTGAACCACAGTGTTATATCCAGAGCTTGACACCTTTGATATTTTAGGCTATACTTCCTAGAATGTCTTAGCTGGGATGGCCATGTTGGCTGTGGGATTCTAAGAGACATAATCCAAAAAATTAGCACTGcaagttatgtttttttttcctaaacCTAAAGAAGTGTTGTGATAGTTGAGAAGAAGTAAAGTTCTCAGTTCCTGAATTAACTTCTAAACCAGCTACTCTGTAAGCTTCAGGTTCTTCATCTCTGAAATATCGAGATATACAGATAGCATTCCTTACCCATTTTGAAAATActgtaaaattcaaaattgtctacATCGGTGCAGCATTGCTTTCTGACAGTTCAGCGTTTGCAAACTTTCTTTCATGTACAAAAGTATTAAACATTATGGATTTAAAATTACCTCCAGACCACACatgtaagatgtatatgaaacagaaacaaagcttgtgtttagccatgggtcccatctccaaggtgtCCCATTATGTAAAAGCAAGTATTCCAATATTTGGAAAAATCTGAAAAGTCTGAACTTTTTTGGTACCAAGCATTTCAAGTAAGGCATACCCAGCCATTATATGCCTATTGCCTAAGGAAGATCAAAGGTAGGTATGGAGAAAGGTTTCTTTGCTTTGGTATTATTCTAACCTGATGCCTGTTTTTCCCTCCCAGAACATAGAGAAGACACTGATCCGCCCAACAGCTTTCAAACCAGTCATGCCCAAGAACCGCAATCCCCCACTGCAGGGACACCTGGCACTGCGTCCTGGTGGTACTGCGGTGTTATCTGAGAGTCAAGCTAGTTTTGCCCAGCTGTTTGGTGGCACCCATGTGGGTAATACAGAGAAgcacagctccctaagctgccgTACCAGCTCCCACTCAGGAACCATGTCAGATTCTGGGCGCAACTCCCTCTCTAGCCTCCCCACATACAGCACGGGGTGCAGTCAGCAAATGGAACCAGTCAGCATCTCCATGGGCCACATCAATCTCGACAGCCATGGCAGCAGCAGTTCCCGGGGTCTCACAGGTCCTTCAAACTCCGACAGTGGGCGATCATCCTCGAGCAAAAGTACAGGCTCCCTGAATGGCCGTGGACATCATTCCTCTGATAGTGGCTCCTGTGGTGGGCACTCACCCGTGCATGGCAGTGGTGTTGATGAAGCCCTGCTTGTTCATGAGCTGGAGGAGAAGCTACGAGAACGTGAGGCTGAGTTGCAGCATCTAAGAGAGAGCTTGGATGAGAATGAGGTGGCCATATGCCAGGTGAGCAGCCTGCAAAGGCCCATGTCTCATGAAAGGAGGATGATGTTGTTTTTTAAGTTTGTATTTTGACAGCTGCAGGCTGCAATGgatggtgtttatttatttatttatttatctaatgTATTTGTTGTAATTGTATGCTGCTTTTCTCCGTAAGTGGGACCCAAGAGTCAGTACAGAAGCGACCTTTGGTTTTGTTCTGTAGCTTTCATGTACTAAGCAGGGTGGTAGGTTTATGTCTAGTAACACATTTTGAAGCATAGGTAGTCCCTTAATATCCCTTGGGAGATCCTGTGAGTTGCCACTTGCTATACTTTTTCCAGAGGTGTCTTGCTAAGGTTCACTTTTTTCCTATCTTTGATCACCGATTCCTAGCTATGGCCCtttaagaaatttatttatttatttgcaacatttataccccgcccttctcacccatggggactcagggcggcttacaaaaattggcaaaatttaatgcccaaaatgcaatcataaaaacaaaacaatataaacagatactttagtaacattgttaaaacacattataaaaaccttaaaaacgtatgtataattaattccatttgtccaagatcctcatgcttcatccttaaatcaggccatgtcaactttgtcatttactcaacAAAaacttgggcacataaccatgttttcacggcccttctgaatcccagcagggtagaaGCCTGTCAGATATCTCCAGGATGGgtattccacagccagggagccaccaccgagaaatgGTCCT is a window from the Anolis carolinensis isolate JA03-04 chromosome 3, rAnoCar3.1.pri, whole genome shotgun sequence genome containing:
- the lzts2 gene encoding leucine zipper putative tumor suppressor 2, with product MAIVQTLPVSIESASEGAAQLHNSACPSPIAMGSVSSLISGRPCHKATPEFGPFRLPGGAGSQEPLCHGLPTKKNSFAYASEEDWAEVVSPISPCSDADELQDEKPRVGTIRGPPPKLVPVSGKLEKNIEKTLIRPTAFKPVMPKNRNPPLQGHLALRPGGTAVLSESQASFAQLFGGTHVGNTEKHSSLSCRTSSHSGTMSDSGRNSLSSLPTYSTGCSQQMEPVSISMGHINLDSHGSSSSRGLTGPSNSDSGRSSSSKSTGSLNGRGHHSSDSGSCGGHSPVHGSGVDEALLVHELEEKLREREAELQHLRESLDENEVAICQVYEEKQRRCEEEMEGLRQGYTAKLQQSAQKAQRSQQVLQLQIFQLQQEKKKLQEDFSQLLAERELLEKRCASFEREHTELGPRLEETKWEVCQKSGEISLLKQQLKESQSEVAQRSNELILLRAQLREARAELQASEDQALGLQEMARTKALELEVCANELARRKSEAELLREKVGRLEREFEGLRSASRDLCPLLSECDEAKAQRQAADTLQGLRAQAERLRAELLCERRRGEEQREAFQAERITWQSEKDRVIRYQKQLQHNYIQMYRHNRDLECQLRHLSLELEARDLDEYEMHGGEGICFEEIAATEI